The following are encoded in a window of bacterium genomic DNA:
- a CDS encoding LptF/LptG family permease, with translation MTLLDRHITRKWILYFFPAVVVLVTVFLASDVAMTFWDNSRRGISPGIVALHYFLKTPYLLYQTAPVASLIATLLTLTGMKRNGEMTAIFTSGTSGVRLSLPIIISALCVSLLSFYLTESVVPGANRISRDLVRKDSGAGASVVGTDRIWLRDGNRVIHIRSVENEGTMLTEPTILQFEDGGLRSLSLRLDAETAHWDKGTWRAEKVFLRRFTDGILIETRVLNNERLPIRTNPDEFQRVRRKPEEMGRAQLKKYIHNLKLAGLPYARYEVNFFQKASAAIISLVFTILSLPVAFIVPVRSGVPMGIGISIFLGAVFWSFYSLSLSLGFASIIPAPIAAWSAQVVFFLLGLAALALIRRPRLH, from the coding sequence ATGACCCTTCTGGATCGACATATTACGAGGAAGTGGATCCTGTATTTTTTTCCCGCCGTTGTCGTTCTGGTGACAGTATTTCTGGCTTCGGATGTGGCGATGACCTTTTGGGATAATAGCCGGCGAGGAATTTCACCGGGCATTGTCGCCCTGCATTATTTCCTGAAGACACCGTATCTTCTTTATCAGACAGCTCCGGTCGCGTCTCTCATCGCTACACTTCTCACCCTTACCGGGATGAAACGCAATGGTGAGATGACCGCCATATTCACTTCGGGGACAAGCGGAGTCCGTTTGAGCTTACCGATAATCATATCTGCTCTTTGCGTAAGCCTGCTGTCCTTTTATTTGACCGAATCTGTGGTCCCGGGCGCCAACAGGATCAGCCGGGATCTGGTGCGCAAGGATTCCGGAGCGGGGGCCTCGGTTGTCGGTACCGACCGGATCTGGCTCAGGGATGGGAACCGTGTCATCCACATCCGGTCGGTGGAAAACGAGGGAACCATGCTCACGGAACCGACGATCCTTCAGTTCGAGGACGGTGGCCTTCGCAGTTTGAGCCTCCGCCTGGACGCTGAGACCGCGCACTGGGACAAGGGCACCTGGCGGGCCGAAAAGGTGTTTCTGAGGAGGTTTACAGACGGAATCCTTATCGAAACCAGGGTTTTGAACAATGAACGTCTTCCTATCAGAACCAATCCAGATGAATTCCAACGGGTTCGCAGGAAACCGGAGGAGATGGGACGAGCCCAGCTAAAAAAATACATCCATAACCTGAAACTGGCTGGTCTTCCTTATGCGAGATACGAGGTCAATTTCTTCCAGAAAGCCTCCGCGGCGATCATATCCCTGGTCTTCACCATCCTCTCCCTTCCCGTAGCCTTCATCGTGCCTGTGAGGAGCGGTGTCCCTATGGGGATCGGCATAAGCATCTTTCTTGGAGCCGTTTTCTGGTCTTTTTATTCCCTGTCCCTGTCCCTGGGTTTTGCCAGCATCATCCCCGCCCCCATCGCGGCCTGGTCGGCCCAGGTGGTGTTCTTCCTGCTGGGTCTTGCCGCGCTGGCGCTGATAAGGCGGCCGCGATTACATTAA